The following coding sequences lie in one Peribacillus frigoritolerans genomic window:
- a CDS encoding ABC transporter substrate-binding protein, translated as MKESRKVRTFGGGAFILLFTIMMVLSGCNNSQKTTEAENTSAETSNQETRTIKHEMGVTEIKNTPKKIVTLELSFVDSLNALGIKPIGISDDNKKDMITKLVGQEMDYTSVGTREQPNLEVISSLQPDLIIADAERHKGIYKDLQQIAPTVVLKSRESTYQENLDSFKTIAKAVNQEDAAEKRLSEHEKTIKELKSKLTVDSNMTVLPAVVRDTSFQAHTSSSYDGELLERMGLKNAIQQEQPHAEMNLEQLVEINPDVLLLANNEGKLLTDEWKDNPLWKDLKAVKNGQVYSVDRDLWTRYRGVVSAEAIAKDTLKMLGEE; from the coding sequence ATGAAAGAATCTAGAAAAGTAAGAACATTTGGGGGAGGAGCATTCATCCTGTTATTTACGATTATGATGGTGTTATCAGGATGTAATAATTCTCAAAAAACAACGGAAGCAGAGAATACATCTGCCGAAACAAGTAATCAAGAAACAAGGACGATTAAGCATGAAATGGGAGTAACGGAAATTAAAAACACTCCTAAAAAAATAGTTACGCTTGAGTTATCTTTCGTTGATTCTTTAAATGCCCTAGGGATAAAACCTATCGGGATTTCAGATGACAACAAAAAAGATATGATTACAAAACTTGTTGGTCAAGAAATGGATTATACTTCTGTAGGAACACGTGAGCAGCCTAATTTAGAGGTTATCAGTTCTTTACAGCCGGATTTAATCATTGCAGATGCTGAGCGGCATAAAGGGATTTATAAAGATTTACAGCAGATTGCTCCTACCGTTGTCTTAAAAAGTCGGGAATCTACATATCAAGAAAATCTGGATTCTTTTAAAACGATTGCAAAGGCAGTCAATCAGGAAGATGCTGCAGAAAAAAGATTGAGCGAGCATGAAAAAACGATTAAGGAACTTAAATCGAAACTTACTGTTGATTCAAATATGACGGTTTTACCTGCAGTTGTACGTGATACTTCATTCCAAGCCCATACTTCTTCTTCCTATGATGGAGAATTGCTTGAGCGCATGGGATTGAAAAATGCGATTCAGCAGGAACAGCCACATGCCGAGATGAATCTGGAGCAGCTTGTCGAAATTAATCCGGATGTGCTGCTTTTGGCGAACAATGAGGGTAAGTTACTTACTGATGAGTGGAAAGACAATCCTCTTTGGAAAGACTTGAAGGCTGTAAAAAACGGACAGGTGTATAGTGTTGATCGAGATTTATGGACGAGATACCGTGGTGTTGTATCCGCAGAGGCCATTGCTAAAGACACTTTAAAAATGCTTGGTGAAGAATAG
- a CDS encoding FecCD family ABC transporter permease: protein METVVRSKLKVLCTAIAGIVLLILGVLTSISVGAADIDASMVLKSFFDVDSSKEQTIIRTLRLPRAIVGALVGANLAVAGALMQAITRNSLASPQVFGVNAGASFFIVSAFAFFPNLSSVSLVCVAFIGAAVGGMAVYSFASGGGMTQVKLALAGMAVHFFLSSLTQGMIIFNEQAKDVLYWLVGSINGKTWAHVNMILPWSLIGLLVAALFSRSVSILVLGENMAQGLGQRVYRIRILAGILVIILAGSSVAVAGPVGFVGLIIPHIVRRLVGGDYRRIIPFSALFGALLLVYADILARFIAYPFESPVGIVTAIIGAPFFLYLAKRGRNIKQ from the coding sequence ATGGAAACTGTAGTTAGAAGTAAACTGAAAGTGTTATGTACAGCTATCGCTGGAATCGTTTTGTTAATTTTAGGCGTCCTGACGAGTATTTCTGTGGGAGCGGCAGATATTGATGCATCAATGGTTTTGAAGTCCTTTTTTGATGTCGACTCGTCCAAGGAACAGACTATTATAAGGACTCTTCGTTTGCCCCGAGCTATAGTTGGAGCTTTGGTCGGTGCTAATTTAGCGGTAGCGGGTGCTCTCATGCAGGCTATTACCCGGAATTCATTAGCTTCACCACAAGTGTTTGGTGTTAATGCAGGTGCCTCATTTTTTATTGTGTCAGCTTTTGCTTTCTTTCCTAACCTTTCTTCAGTCTCTTTAGTTTGCGTTGCATTCATTGGTGCAGCAGTGGGAGGGATGGCAGTCTATTCTTTTGCTTCGGGAGGAGGAATGACCCAAGTGAAGCTGGCATTGGCTGGAATGGCTGTTCACTTTTTTTTATCTTCCTTAACGCAAGGCATGATCATCTTTAATGAACAAGCGAAAGATGTGCTCTATTGGTTGGTCGGGTCTATTAATGGAAAGACATGGGCGCACGTAAACATGATCCTTCCCTGGTCTCTTATCGGGCTATTGGTTGCTGCCTTGTTCTCTCGATCTGTTTCCATCCTTGTCTTAGGAGAAAATATGGCGCAGGGTCTTGGGCAGCGGGTGTACCGAATCCGTATTTTAGCAGGAATATTGGTGATCATTTTGGCAGGATCTTCGGTTGCCGTCGCAGGTCCAGTGGGATTTGTGGGATTGATTATTCCTCATATCGTCAGAAGACTGGTGGGTGGGGACTATCGAAGAATCATCCCTTTCTCTGCATTATTCGGCGCTTTACTCTTAGTTTACGCAGATATTCTCGCACGGTTCATCGCTTATCCTTTTGAGTCGCCGGTAGGCATCGTAACAGCTATAATCGGTGCGCCATTCTTCCTTTATTTAGCGAAGAGAGGGAGGAATATTAAGCAATGA
- a CDS encoding FecCD family ABC transporter permease produces the protein MKLKRTFGLKSNLQPYSILLLLTVTMLILSMVSLGLGAIYISPLEILQNFLGNGMQSQTFILHNYRIPRILIAVIVGAGLATAGAILQGVLRNPLASPDVIGVTKGAGLAAVIVIVLFPQSPIIILPLSAFIGAAVMAAILMIFVYKKGAQPNTIALVGIALGAICQAGIEYFMVKFPDDVNTTLLWLTGSLWGRGWDQVFILLPCLVLVPVLIALTSKMDVLSLGDDIATGLGERSKLLRYILLSVSVILIGVCVAAVGSIGFIGLIAPHIARRVVGSKFKVLLPASALFGSIFLLVADSLGRGLFPPIEIPAGIITAVIGVPYFLYLLRRERKIT, from the coding sequence ATGAAACTAAAACGGACATTTGGGTTGAAATCAAATTTGCAGCCTTATTCTATTCTCCTGTTGCTGACGGTTACCATGCTGATTTTATCAATGGTGAGCCTGGGCTTAGGGGCCATATATATATCACCTTTAGAAATTCTCCAAAATTTCCTTGGAAATGGTATGCAAAGTCAGACATTCATTTTGCATAACTATCGCATACCACGCATTCTAATTGCCGTGATAGTGGGGGCCGGTTTGGCAACGGCTGGAGCCATTCTGCAAGGAGTCCTTCGAAATCCGTTGGCCTCTCCGGATGTGATTGGGGTAACAAAAGGGGCCGGTTTGGCAGCTGTTATCGTCATTGTCTTATTTCCGCAATCGCCCATTATCATACTGCCTCTTTCAGCTTTTATCGGAGCGGCGGTCATGGCGGCAATTTTGATGATATTTGTTTATAAAAAAGGAGCTCAGCCAAATACAATAGCTTTGGTCGGAATAGCTTTAGGGGCCATATGTCAAGCTGGCATAGAGTATTTCATGGTCAAGTTCCCGGATGATGTAAACACGACATTGCTGTGGTTGACCGGCAGCCTATGGGGAAGAGGATGGGATCAAGTATTCATTTTGCTTCCATGTCTTGTTCTTGTCCCGGTATTGATTGCATTGACGTCTAAAATGGATGTACTGAGTCTTGGAGACGATATAGCTACAGGTCTCGGTGAAAGATCAAAATTACTGCGTTATATATTGTTAAGCGTATCTGTCATATTAATCGGAGTCTGTGTAGCAGCGGTTGGTTCCATCGGGTTCATTGGTTTAATTGCCCCCCATATTGCCCGGAGAGTGGTAGGGTCAAAATTCAAGGTATTACTTCCTGCTTCAGCTCTTTTCGGTTCTATCTTTCTCCTCGTTGCCGATAGCCTTGGAAGAGGATTATTCCCTCCAATAGAAATACCCGCCGGAATCATCACTGCGGTGATTGGCGTGCCATATTTTTTATATCTATTACGCCGTGAACGAAAAATAACATAA
- a CDS encoding ABC transporter ATP-binding protein has translation MTTLSAEHLSLSYGSTQIIDNIDLEIPEGKISIIIGSNGCGKSTILKSLARLLMPQQGTIHLDGKAIHQQSSKEVAKKLAILPQAPEAPEDITVKELCYYGRHPHKGLFSRQTPEDHRIVDRALSATKMTEFADRTLDALSGGQRQRAWISMALVQETDLLLLDEPTTYLDLAHQIEILELLRDLNVTYGRTIVMVLHDLNQAAQYADHLISIKKGKIYKEGPPETVFTKEMIKDVFRLECCIIENPVDQTPLCIPIGLSQDH, from the coding sequence ATGACAACATTATCAGCAGAGCATCTTTCTCTCTCTTATGGATCAACTCAAATCATTGATAATATCGATTTGGAAATTCCTGAAGGTAAGATCAGTATAATCATTGGTTCCAATGGTTGTGGCAAATCCACCATTCTAAAGTCTCTAGCTAGATTACTAATGCCACAGCAAGGCACGATCCATTTAGATGGAAAGGCCATTCATCAGCAATCTTCCAAGGAAGTCGCAAAGAAATTGGCTATATTGCCCCAAGCTCCGGAAGCTCCTGAAGATATAACCGTTAAAGAACTATGCTATTATGGCAGGCATCCGCACAAAGGCTTATTTTCCAGACAAACCCCGGAAGATCATAGGATTGTCGACCGTGCATTATCAGCAACAAAAATGACGGAGTTTGCTGATCGGACATTGGATGCATTATCTGGAGGACAAAGGCAAAGAGCATGGATTTCGATGGCTTTAGTACAAGAAACCGACCTTTTACTGTTAGATGAACCGACAACCTATCTCGACTTAGCACACCAAATTGAAATATTGGAATTACTGCGCGATTTAAACGTAACATATGGACGCACGATCGTCATGGTTCTGCATGATTTGAATCAAGCGGCACAGTATGCCGATCATCTAATTAGCATCAAGAAGGGAAAAATCTATAAGGAGGGACCGCCTGAAACGGTATTCACAAAAGAGATGATCAAGGACGTCTTCAGACTGGAATGCTGTATTATTGAAAATCCAGTAGATCAAACGCCCCTATGCATTCCAATTGGTTTATCTCAAGATCATTAG
- a CDS encoding oxalate decarboxylase family bicupin, whose translation MEKRTINQVDGYVPQPIRSDGAGAIDSGPRNIMRDLQNPNILVPPITDAGLLPNLKFSFSDTSMTLNHGGWSREITARELPIATTLAGVNMSLTAGGVRELHWHQEAEWSYMLLGRARITSVDQEGRNFIADVGPGDLWYFPPGIPHSIQGLEHCEFLLVFDDGNFSDLNTLSISDWFAHTPKDVLSANFGVPESAFNSIPSDQVYIYQGKVPGSLESQVVQSPYGEVPLTFKHELLKQTPIKTPGGSVRIVDSSNFPISKTIAAALVEIEPGGMRELHWHPNNDEWQYYLTGQGRMTVFTGNGTARTLDYRAGDVGYVPFATGHYIQNTGTETLWFLEMFKSNRFVDVSLNQWMALTPKELVQSNLNVGSELLDSLRKEKWPVVKYPGFPTKMPD comes from the coding sequence ATGGAAAAACGAACTATTAATCAAGTGGACGGGTATGTGCCACAGCCTATCCGAAGTGATGGAGCCGGAGCGATTGACTCTGGGCCGCGAAATATTATGCGGGATCTTCAAAACCCAAATATTCTCGTCCCGCCTATCACAGATGCAGGCTTGCTTCCTAACTTGAAATTCTCGTTCTCGGACACTTCAATGACATTAAATCACGGGGGATGGTCAAGGGAGATCACCGCAAGGGAACTTCCGATTGCGACCACACTTGCGGGTGTAAATATGAGCTTAACGGCAGGAGGAGTACGTGAACTCCATTGGCATCAAGAAGCAGAGTGGTCTTATATGCTGTTAGGACGGGCACGCATAACCTCGGTTGACCAAGAAGGACGAAATTTCATTGCCGACGTCGGCCCGGGCGATCTTTGGTACTTTCCCCCAGGAATCCCACATTCGATTCAAGGGTTGGAACATTGCGAATTTTTGCTCGTCTTCGATGACGGAAACTTTTCCGATCTTAACACCTTATCCATCTCAGATTGGTTTGCACACACTCCAAAAGATGTTCTGTCGGCCAATTTCGGCGTTCCAGAGAGTGCCTTTAACTCCATTCCTTCAGATCAGGTCTATATCTATCAGGGAAAGGTACCCGGTTCACTGGAAAGTCAGGTAGTCCAGTCACCTTACGGAGAAGTTCCTTTAACCTTTAAGCACGAGCTGTTGAAACAAACACCAATCAAGACCCCTGGTGGAAGCGTGCGAATTGTGGACTCTTCTAACTTCCCTATTTCAAAAACAATCGCAGCAGCACTCGTTGAGATTGAGCCGGGTGGAATGAGAGAACTTCATTGGCACCCTAATAACGACGAGTGGCAGTATTACCTTACTGGACAAGGGCGCATGACAGTATTTACTGGAAACGGTACAGCTCGTACACTTGATTATAGAGCAGGTGATGTCGGATATGTACCCTTTGCTACTGGGCACTATATTCAGAACACCGGTACCGAAACGTTATGGTTTTTAGAAATGTTCAAAAGCAATCGCTTTGTAGATGTATCTCTAAACCAGTGGATGGCACTGACTCCTAAAGAACTAGTTCAAAGCAACTTGAATGTTGGGTCAGAATTGCTCGATTCACTACGCAAGGAGAAATGGCCTGTTGTGAAATATCCCGGGTTTCCTACTAAAATGCCGGATTAA
- a CDS encoding zinc-dependent alcohol dehydrogenase family protein, translated as MEAKCIKFYEFGNPQNVLKVENKCIQRPFEGEVLVRMTTRPINPSDLLPIRGAYSHRIPLPSIPGYEGVGIVEEVGPSVSKELIGKRVLPLRGEGTWQDYVKTSAELAIVIPDSIEDHIAAQLYINPITAWLIITEVLTLKPDDVLLVNACGSSIGRIFAQLSRILGFKLIAVTRNNKYTEELLKLGASYVIDTSRSSLHDTVMEMTKGRGAKAAIDSVGGIDGSELAFCVRPNGILLTIGLLSGQSVNWAKISERTKVNVKMFHLRHWNQQASVQTWHETFNLLMGFIADKRLTFMMPDSCYSLQDVQEAMIVTGVRGKIFLSN; from the coding sequence TTGGAAGCCAAATGTATTAAATTCTATGAATTTGGGAATCCGCAAAACGTTTTAAAAGTTGAAAATAAATGTATTCAAAGACCTTTCGAGGGGGAAGTCCTCGTTCGGATGACCACACGTCCCATTAACCCGTCTGACTTGCTGCCCATTCGCGGTGCCTATTCACACCGAATTCCCTTGCCTTCCATACCTGGTTATGAAGGGGTCGGCATTGTCGAAGAGGTGGGTCCATCGGTTTCGAAAGAGCTGATAGGCAAGCGTGTTTTGCCTTTGCGCGGTGAAGGGACCTGGCAGGATTATGTTAAAACATCTGCGGAGCTGGCCATCGTCATTCCGGATTCGATTGAGGACCATATAGCAGCGCAATTATATATAAACCCGATAACCGCATGGCTAATAATCACAGAAGTATTAACTTTGAAACCTGATGATGTTTTACTCGTAAATGCTTGCGGATCTTCGATTGGCCGCATCTTTGCCCAGTTATCCAGGATTCTTGGATTTAAGCTGATTGCTGTAACGAGAAACAATAAGTATACGGAAGAACTGCTTAAACTTGGTGCTTCATATGTGATCGATACGTCCCGATCATCATTGCATGATACAGTAATGGAAATGACGAAGGGGCGCGGAGCGAAAGCGGCCATAGATTCAGTAGGCGGCATCGATGGCTCAGAACTCGCTTTTTGTGTTCGGCCTAATGGCATCTTATTAACGATTGGTCTTTTATCAGGGCAGTCTGTAAATTGGGCGAAAATTTCCGAAAGGACAAAAGTGAATGTTAAAATGTTTCATCTTCGGCATTGGAATCAGCAGGCTTCCGTTCAAACCTGGCATGAAACGTTTAACCTTTTGATGGGGTTCATTGCTGATAAAAGGTTGACATTCATGATGCCGGATTCCTGCTACAGCCTTCAAGATGTGCAAGAAGCCATGATTGTCACGGGCGTTAGAGGGAAGATTTTTTTAAGCAATTGA